Part of the Capsicum annuum cultivar UCD-10X-F1 chromosome 12, UCD10Xv1.1, whole genome shotgun sequence genome is shown below.
TGAGATGAAATGAGTGTGCATAGAGAGAGAGTGAGGTGTCTGTGTCAAGGATTCAGGAAGAAGATATTGGATACCCTATGTTTGCTACAAATaagtaaggggtcgtttggtagctTGTAAAGAAGCAAGTTATTCGTGCATTAATTTTTGTATAACACGACGTTTGGTTTGCAATTTAGAACAtaagttatgaaaaaaattaatatgacgTTTGGTTGCAATTTAGAAATCcttataactaatacatgtataagttatgaAGGAATTTGGTGTATTATATTATGCGTAGAAGATGGAATAACTAATATTCACACAACTAAAACATGCATTACTGATACCTGCATAATTCTAACCAACTACCAAATGACCTCTAATGGTATACCAATTACACCACTGTTTTGAGtacagcaacaacatacccagtgtaattccacaagtggagttctggagggtagagtgtacgtagatCTTATCCCCTACACGATtgttttgagtatgttttctATGTTGAACAATCCATTGAGTACTAAAATTTGGATGAATTTGCACCCAAGTTCAAAGGGGTAtgacctagtggtcaatgaagtgggttgagaaccatgaggtctcaggtacAAATTCCTgagacacaaaaaaaaaactaggtgatttcttccgtTCTAGCCTTTTGGATAGAGTTACCTAGTATCTGGTATCTGGGATTGCTGGTGTGAAGTGGCAGGTAttccgtggaattagtcgaggaaTTAGTCGAGGTATGTGAAAGCTAAGCCGTACACCATAGTAAGCTATAGCTGGTAGAAGATTTTGACACAAATAGGTATGTTACATCAGTATATTATCCTCCCATTATCTCGTTACTTTCATTTACCCCCCAAGCACATTATCCTTTCCTCCGGTTCTCCCCCCAAGATCAAGAATTCCTGCCATCCTAAACTTTCTACACTATTTttctgttttaaaaaaaaattcattctttgaCCCTTTGGTTATTTTTATTATCCTTGTTTTCCTGATTATGTTCTCATGATTATGTTCTCATTTGCTAAACTTAACTATTTGTCTCACTGGTATCAAAAAATTGTCTTGAGCTTATATTGATATTATGCGTGCATTACTGCCTTATTACTTCTGTTTAGATTATCTGAAACCTGAACATGGATAAAATAAGAGAAGGATGAGGAACATAGGCAGTATTGTATAGCCTAGTGATGCCAAGGGTTTGCTGTATTAAGGTACATTTATTGATCTGTAACATGTGTTTGAGAAGCAAACATTCTACCTTTCTACTTCTCTAAAATATTCAATGTGCACCCCTGCAGAATGTTTTGGTTAATTTAACACTCAACTTCTCACTTATATTTATCTTATGTTCAGAAGTTCTTAACAAAAAATAGCAGATTTAAGCTTTTTCTGTTATTAAATGGCACTAGTTTCTCAATTAGTCTGTGGAGAGAGATGAATGAAGGTGTCtgtttctgtttttttttttttttaattttgggatAAGGTAtgtcttttatcttttctttatgatttttcgTAATTTTTTGTGGAATCAGTTTGTAAATTAACTTAGAGTTGTTCAGGAATTATGTACGAATGCAATTATTTCATGAGCATGACAGATATTAACTTTGTGAAGGGTGACGCATTTAGCTGATGAAAAAGGTATGAAGTGTGTTGGACAACCTTAAGTTTAGGATGTGCACGCTGCTGCCTGCTGAATTGAAGTTTTTATCTTTCTGATGCCAAATTGATTGATTTGCTCtccttttttccaaaaaatatttaaatgagcATCTTGAGCGTGTTAATGATTTCTGTTAGATGCTTGGTGAGGCTACACTTTCTTGTCAGAGCATGCAATGTGTGTGACTTCATGAAAGATTTTGTATCTGATGCATTTTTCGGTTTATCCATTATGCAAAATTGGGTATAAGTCTCTGGCTATCGTAATCATGTTTATGTGCAGGAGTATAATGTTCGGGCCTGCTCCAGCAATGATAAGAATCATTTCATTGCTAGGTTTGCTTCAGGCTTacctaaattttcaaaaaagaagagcgATAGTAAATGGACTTTGCAAAAAGAAGGTTTGCAAGGACGTCAAGTTACAGATAGTTTGCGGGTATGAAATATTTAGTAGTATTATCCTCGTTGCATCAATTACATGTGtgtatatttatgtgtatttCCACGCTAGTTTAAAGGGAAAATTGCAACGTCTcatggttatttttattttaatttaatatatatgcatgtataaaAATCTTCTTGATGCTGATAATCGTACACCCTATTCCATGAAGCCTCTTACGTAGAAGCCTGAGAAATATAATTAGATTAGGGAGTTGGAATCAAATTCTATTTATATCAAAAGAGCATCTTTCCTGTGAAATGTAATAACTAATAGAGAGACCACATGCTCTTGGGATCATAGGTATGCTACTATGGACGCTTGTTGTTCTATTCTTGTCAAATTGTGATCTTTAGTGACGGGTCTCATATGttcatttatgatttattttcaaCGAATTACAGGAAAAGTTCAAGAATAAACCATGGCTATTAGAGGATGAAACTGGTCAATTTCAGTATCATGGTCACCTTGAGGGAGCACAGTCAGCACATTATTATCTACTGATGATGCAGGGTGAAGAGTTATTTGCTATTCCTGCTGGTTCTTGGTAAGCATCTTAGTTTTTGTTGTTTCTGTAGCTTTGACATCTTAAGTATTCtttttgattttggatttgtatccattccttttttttttttaatcattaggTATAACTTCAACAAAGTAGCCCAATATAAGCAACTTACTCTGGAGGAAGcagaagagaaaatgaaaaatagaagaaaaactgcAGATGGGTACCAGAGATGGATGATGAAAGCAGCAAATAATGGACCTGCTGCCTTCGGTGAAGTAGAAAGGTTTGATGATAAAGAAGGTGGATCTGGTGGGACAAGGGGGCGTAAGAAAGCGTCTGGTGATGAGGATGAAGGCAATGCGTCCGACCATGCGGATGAAGATGAGGACGAGGAGTCTGCTAGGAGAAACAGGTTGGGACTCAACAAAAAAGACGATGATGATGAAGAGGGTCTTAGAGGGGGTGATCTTGAcctggatgatgatgatattgaaaaaGGTAAGACTTTCTTCTTCCTGGAAGTGCTTTGCAGATCCGCCCCACTGACTTAATTATCTAATAATCTACAGCAACATACCCAGTGTTTCCCACACTATCTAGTAATCTATGGCCTGCATTTTATTCTAAATGGCTGAAGCCTCAGTATCCTTCTCTGTCCAGCTCTCACCTTGCGTTGTAGTCATTGTTTGAAACTGTTTACATCATTTTCTTGTAAATTAAGTGCCCACAAATTATCGCAGTTCACAATTATCTCCTCCTTTCCTGGTTGAAGAACTAGAAATGACTTCTAATAGAAAAATGTCTATAATTGCTGTTTGATTTTGTTCATCTTTGGTTCTTATTTTTTTCGGAGTGCATTAGGTTGTTTCTTCACCATTTGATCAGCTTCTGCTTTCAGATTTCTTTTGTTTCCACTGAAGGGCTCTCATTTCTTTCCAGGGGATGACTGGGAGCATGAGGAGATTTTTACGGATGATGATGAAGCTGTTGGGAATGATCCTGAGGAAAGGGAAGATTTGGCTCCTGAAATTCCTGCTCCTCCAGAGATTAAGCAGGTTGGTTATTTGTGGAATTTCGAAATTCTGATTGTAAATAACTCTACATCATGCTGCACCCAGCAAGACTGTAACATGTATTTGGGGTATAAAATTTTATTGGATAACTAGCTTATCCAAAAAACCCGTGGCATATATCTATTATGTTAGTATTAGTTACACGCTTTGCACGTGTACCTTTGTCCTTTTATCAgtgaatatgatttttttttaaaattacataatgACTTGTGTACGAACAATATTTCGTCAATGGACTTCATGCATCTAGTAGTACACCCGTTCTGTGTACGCGTCTCCCTCCTATGAACATTAGAACAAACATTTTTAAAGTAACTTAAGGGTAATAGATGGTAGTGCTTGATTAAAAGATAAGGTCATCCAACTTTACAAGTACAACACTTGGATACGTATGTTGTACGTGTATCTCATGCTTGTCAAGTATTATAAATTTTGTCTCTGATAGTTTAAGAACAATTGAAAATTCTTTACacatattgtattattttatgagaGTGCTAAAACTTGTACATTTGTACCCTTGTCCTATTCATGCCTTAGTGATCACACAAGGATCCGAACTCGATAAATATTAGTTGTTTctgaaatttagaattttttttaaatgacaatTTTGCCCAACATAAAATCTATTTTGAAGGGTAATAAAGTGAATTACATTTCACTGAGGCTGTAACATTTTGGTTTTAGGAGGAGCTTGACCTTTATATGTAAATGAGGTCGTATATGTGAATAGTACTTGTAATGTGGACAGAGATTCAGTAGGGGACTATGCATTGAGAAAGTGCTCTcgggttttattttctattttgtgcATTAGTGTTCTTTCTCTATCTACGGCTGTGGACCTCTCGGATAATAACCTTTGTCCCTTCTTCATGTGAGACCCAGGATGAAGATGACGAGGATGAAGGTGAAGAAGAGGGAGGAGGGGGTTTGAGCAAATctggaaaagagttgaaaaagttGCTTGGAAAAGCCAATGGATTGGATGAATCAGATGCTGaggatgacgatgatgatgatgatgtaagtTTTGATTTATTATTGGTCGCCAATGGATTTACTTATTGTATTATCTATTTCAGACAGGAGAGCAAATACATTTAGGGGCACATAGGGGCTCttaaactcttctcataagagaCATCTAGGCCCGTACACTATTTTCCTCATCCCAGTTTGGAATGATCTAAGTTGGTAGCTTCCTCCATTTGTTTATTTTGACATCAAGTAGTTTTATATACTCCACGGTGTCTTTTTCTTCCTCCTTTATCAGACAGAAGAGGATATTTCACCTGTATTAGCTCCTAAGCCTAAGGAAGCTCCTAAAGAAGAACCGGTTGATACCAACAGTCCTTTGAAACCAGCTGCTTCTGGATCCAACCGTGGAACTCCATCTTCAAAGTCATCTAAGACTAAAAGAAAAGCTACTGGAGATGAGTCAAAACCAACTAATGGTGCTCccttgaaaaaagtgaaaacagaGACGGTATGAAATTACTATGATATTTATTTGCTTTTTTTATGATGTGGTACTCTTCATTAGAATAAGATGCTATCTAGGCCTCTCTCAAGTAATAAAGTATCACACTCACCTAGGAAACCGCTTGTTATCCTTGTACTGTTCAATAAAACTATGATTTAAGACTACTATATTAACCCAACTCCTTGATTTTCTAAGAGGGATTATTTCCTCTCTCATTATATTATTGCTGATCTCCTCCTCTTCACATCGTGCAGGATGCCAAACCTGGGAAAGATGATACTCCATCTACTTCAAAGAACAGTACTCCGACTGCTATCACAAAGGGTGCATCATCCTCTTCCAGACCTGCTCCGACTTCTGCCACAGGTCCTGTTACTGAAGATGAAATTAGAGCTGTTCTGTTGCAGAGAAAACCAGTGACCACACAGGATCTTGTCAGCCAATTTAAATCTCGTTTGAAATGCAAAGAGGTATTACAAGGCTAATTTGTCACGATAGCTTTGCCCATTGTAGATCTCACTGACGTATAGTTTAGGCTTGTAAATGCTGGGAAGCCTGAATAAAAGTTTTACCAACTTAAGATCTTTGTTACGGACCATATGCATCATAGCATCATGTATAGCACAATTAGATGTCCTCAGTGTAACTGCATGTTCCTCTTTCCCTTACgtttattttgaaattagtaatGTTGTATTCCTCAGCATTAAGGACATGTTGGAGACCTCGAAAAGCTTGTTACAATCAACCTAGATTACGTACGAATAACCTAAAAGATAACCAACTGTTCAGCTTCTTCTATACAATGTTCTTTACACCAAAAATTAAAGGTTGCAATCTAGTTCTCTTTGACTTTCTGAATGGTGTTTTTTCTGTTTTCAAAAACATCTTCCAATCCTTTTCCTTCCAAATTGTTCACCAAATGCAAAATGGAATTACTCTGCACCATTTCTTCCGACTCTTAGTACCCCCGCTCCTAATCCAACAGCTCAAGATATATGATGTGTATTCAGGCATAGACCACTTGGTCTCTATTAATTAATTGAACTTAGAAACAGAGACCATAATCATGAGGTAGCTTTGCTATGAAGAAATGACTATTTGTCTCTCCTTCCTCACACTAGAAAAAACACCTAGAGGCAAGTTGAATCTTTCTTCTCTGTTGTCTCTCGTGAGTGAGACAAGCTTTTCTAATCACTAACCAAGAAAAGTACTTTCCAGGTATTTTTCCATGATCCTGGTCTATTCTCTTGATTTCTGTCTACTGTGAACATGCCATCATTTTCATGCTTGTGTCCGGGGCTGTGGAGCTGCCTCTTAAGCCCTCAAGAACTTGCATTAGTTCCCAAAACTGTCCACCTCCCAACCATTCAAATACCTTCTAAAAGAGATATTCCATTCTTATCGGGACCAACTTTCAGCTGCCGTTATATTAGGCAGATTAGACATACTGAATAAATCTGGAAAGCCTGCATCAAGGTAACCTGACCAATCCACAAATCTTTccagaaaaatattttgttacCAGCTCCCACCTTGTAGCATAGGTTTGATGTTTCGAACCAAAAGTTCCTGATTGTTCTCCATGCTGAGGTTTCGTACGAACCAGATACAACATTAGTGCACCAGTTGTCTCCACAGTGAGGTTCCTCTTTCCCTTACGTGACTGCATTAATTACATTGTTGCAGGATAAGACTGCTTTTGCTGATGTATTGAGGAAGATCTCCAAGATACAGAAGACTTCTTCAGGAAGTAGCTATGTCGTGTTACGAGAGAGGTAAACCAATTACTTGATGTCTATGTTTTTTGCACATTGGCAACTCCATGACTTTGTAGCTTCCAAGTTGTATGACGCTGACTCTTTCGTCTCTCTGTATTTGACAGGACAAATCAATAGGACTAACCAAGACACAAATGGCTACAAATTGGTCGAGATTGGGAGAACACAAGGGGTTGGAAAAGAAACTGAACTTAACTTTCTGTTTTGTTCCGACGTTTTAACCTTATACAATGAACAAGCTTTGTTTGTATCTAATCATCGTCGGAGTAGACAAATGAGCCAAAAATGGGCAATAAAAATGTGCCAAGGGTTGGCTAAACTCTTTAGATGTGTTCTAGATGAAAATGGGATGTGAAGCAAGCTGGTAGGATATATATTTTGTGGGTAacgatcactatatataatatgtcaattATTTGGGTTTTAAGCAGGCAAATATTGGATGCGAAGTTGTGTTCAAAAAGTTCCTGGGAAAAACTAATTGACATATATCTAAACTTTACATTAACAAATTAGTACACTTCAGTTTGTAATAGTCGTGACTTCTCTACTTCGTCATTTCttttcggagttagttggagttattttttcttgaatcgAGGGTTTATTGGCAACAACCTTGCAAGTTGCAACTCTCTCGAGACTCTACTTATaggattacattgggtatgttgtttatCGTCAGTAAATCATCAGTAAGTCTGTTTATCATTAGTAAATCATCAATAAGTCTTTACTCCCATCCTATTGTTTTTCGTAACTTGACTTGATACAAAATTTAGTATGTGGTTATAAAAGTTTCTTGTTGATTGAAAATATAAACTACgcatttttctttcaaaagtgAAATGGTGGAAGTGGTGAAGATCGAGAGGTTTGATAGATTAATTGATTAACCATACAAATTGTGGGTGACGAAAGAACATTTGCAACAAGGCATAATATGATAATTAGTTTGATCGATTAATTGATTAACCATACAAATTGTGGGTGACGTTGGTAAACGATTATGCAACCAAGTAACTCCGCAAAACGTATACGTTAATTTAAGACGAATTTATGATTATTAGAATACGAGTGCATCgcttgaaacaaaaaaaaaaaatagaaagtatttttttttgttttaaaaataataatatgtttTGAGTTGATTTGTAGTACTaatgatatttaaatttaaatttaaaaaaaaataattaatataaaaataaaatatacaaaaagaatttatctcttcataattaaaaattaaaaaattagggaCAATAATTTGGGACGAAGGGAGTAAAAGGAACTCCAAATTTTGGACACCATCATTTAATAAAATCTCCAGAGTCCGTCGCTATTGTTATCCATTGAGTCGACAATCAGTTGTCTCTTTACTTTGTTGATTAATTCGTTTTGTGGGCGGGATGGGTTCTCTTAGAGTTCAGTTTTCGTTTCTGAAAGAAGTTCAAATTTCAACAAGGCAAGTAGTCTATGAGACAAATCAGAAAACTGTAGTGTGTGGGTTGAGAAATGGACCAAGAAAACCCATGTGGAGGTCAAGGGTTTTGTCCTCAGAAGCCATTCAAGCTGTCCATTCCGTGAAATTAGCAACATCACATGACAAATTAGAGGAAATCTTGAAAAACAAACTAAGTAGGTTATTGAAAGCTGACGTATTAGACACCTTGACTGAGTTGCAAAGGCAAAATGAAGTTCATTTGGCTCTTAAGGTACTTATTGATACACCTCTTATTGAATTCTGTTGCTTGTAGAGTtcaattaaacatgaattaatttcTTTCAATTGAGATTTTGATTTTTCAGTAATTCCCAAAAAAAGTAGCATAAATTGCAAtaggatggttttaggcggggtagaggtaggccgaagaaatattggaaggaggtgattagacatgatatggagcagttacaacttatggTAGAGGGTTAGGGTGATTAGGACCGTGTGGAgaacgcggattagggtagagggttagggggtgagaGTGCGTCAGTAACAATAGCGGagcgttctttatttgtgtctgaagtttcttgtttgtGATGTTGATTGTTGCCTATGGTTTCGGATAGAAGTTTTTGgtattatcttgtggctgtagtattatcttatggctagtggcgttagtttattttgcatattgtactagtttatatgcatttatattttgtgtttgttatactgctatCGGTCCTCAGCCatggtctatcgaaaatagcctctctacttcatatgaggtagtggtatggtctgcatacactctaccctccccagaccccactatgtgggaatacaatgggtatgttgttgttgttgttgttgttgttgtaaattgcATTACGTTTTTGGTGGGACTGTGTGAGAGGGTGTTGTTTAATGACTGAACTTAGCTCATCCACAATTCAAATTGTTTCTCCTTTGAAGTTTATGGCGGTTTAAGTATACTGGAGTGTAGATAGGAGTAGCATACTGTTTTATTCTCAATTTGTCGTGTCTAGCGTTCATACTTTGACACAACCCGATTTAAAATGTGATTATGATCAACTTGCTCGAGACAAACCTTTTATTTGGATTTAGTCCACCGGCGAAATAGCCCTACCATAGTTTTTAGCAAATTAAACCCAATTTAAGTTTAATAATGCATCACAACAAGGTACGACCATACTTGTTCAATTTGTCTCTTTCAACTtggaccctagataggaaggtatggaggacgcgaattagattagaaggctagtGCAGGTGGGGGAGTCGTAGCCAGTAGTTAGGATTTTGAGGTAGCTAGGCTGGTAGTCTTAGGGCTATGTTCATAGGTTGGAGCTGATAGTAGGAGGGTATGGGGGTGGTGGGTGCCTTGGTTCGTCAGGGTAGGGTATTACTTTCTGGGTGTCTTATTTCTGCTATTTCTTCTTGTCTCATGCGTTATTACGACTttgattattattctttgtcttgagcctGGGGTCTaccggaaacagcctctctacttctccggaggtagcggtatggactgcgtacatttcaccctccccagaccccactatgtgggaatacactgggtttgttgttgttgttgttgcaactTGGATCCCATGAGGCAGACGATAAAGAGCTTTAATATAAGCAGGAGTATGGCTCTTCCTAAGAACTTGAAGCCCTTTCTCTccaaatagaaaaaaatgcatTTACTAGACTAAAAGGACTTTTCCGGAAATCTTTCGCCCGCCTATTCAAAGGGTATATTAGGAAAGCTGCTTTGTTCCTTGACTTCTTTCTCAGTCAAGATTCCTTGTTCCTTAGTGTAAGATCCTCCGGAATGGCCTCCCTCCATCTTAATACTTCTCCTTATTTTATCTTAAATGTGCATTTTATCTGAAACCTATCAGGATTCAGGTGTTCAACTTTGTCAGGAACGAGGAGTGGTACATACCAGATTTATCTGTGTTCAATAGTATGATAATGATGCTGGGCAAAAACAAATTCATAAAAACGGTTGAACAACTCTTTGTGCACATGATGAAAGAAGGCCTGCAACCAGATAGTAGAACTTATACTGAGCTGATTGGGGCGTACTTTAGAGTACATCTCATAGAGAAGGCAATGGAAGCGTATGAACTGATGAAGATATCAGGATTCTGCCCTGATGAGTTGActatgaaaattttgataaggAATCTTGAAAAGGCTGAAGAGAAAGAGCTTGTGGTTAGAGTAAAGAAAGAATGCGCTAACTATATTGACTACCCAGAGAAATTTctaaaagaaactgaaagaagTACCAATGTAAGTACATTCCTGTCTTTCTTATATGTTCTTTTTACTTTGCACTGTGAGTCTGTGAGTCGAGATCTGGGATCGGTCTCGAAGTTTTTGTATAATTTTGTCTTGATAAAAATATTGTTTTAATTCCTTTTTGATGCTGAAATCCATGTTCATTCATAAACATACTATCACCACATGAAAGGGAGGGGTAACATGATGTGGCAAATGCTATCGCATGCATGATTCTTCCCGTAGATGAAACTTAGGATTGGGTCCAAActgaatttgaagttgacaggTGACCCATGAGAGATCTAATTTTGATTGGATGGGGTGCTATTTACTATGATATGTGACCATTCAGTGTTATCAAagatgaaaaatgcaaaaaagctGAAAGGTCCATTGGGGCTTCAAGCGCAAACTGCTAAGTCTTTAATGAAGAAAGATGCAAATGGAGAAACAAAATAGAAAATGCATCTTTAGTCCATAATAGTTgtaataagaaaattataaatatacatggacaaagaaattgaaaaaaaaaaataacgatgaagtgaaatatcaattgtttagggTCGCCTCTTCGGGATTAATCATTGATAACGAAAGTATGTCTTATAAATTTGATGACAATACTGAAGCGCCCATGAAGGGAGGTGAA
Proteins encoded:
- the LOC107850411 gene encoding transcription initiation factor IIF subunit alpha isoform X1, which codes for MSIDLILKPSCSRCGSSSDLYGSSCKHLTLCLSCGKNMAETREKCYECGTPVTRLIREYNVRACSSNDKNHFIARFASGLPKFSKKKSDSKWTLQKEGLQGRQVTDSLREKFKNKPWLLEDETGQFQYHGHLEGAQSAHYYLLMMQGEELFAIPAGSWYNFNKVAQYKQLTLEEAEEKMKNRRKTADGYQRWMMKAANNGPAAFGEVERFDDKEGGSGGTRGRKKASGDEDEGNASDHADEDEDEESARRNRLGLNKKDDDDEEGLRGGDLDLDDDDIEKGDDWEHEEIFTDDDEAVGNDPEEREDLAPEIPAPPEIKQTQDEDDEDEGEEEGGGGLSKSGKELKKLLGKANGLDESDAEDDDDDDDTEEDISPVLAPKPKEAPKEEPVDTNSPLKPAASGSNRGTPSSKSSKTKRKATGDESKPTNGAPLKKVKTETDAKPGKDDTPSTSKNSTPTAITKGASSSSRPAPTSATGPVTEDEIRAVLLQRKPVTTQDLVSQFKSRLKCKEDKTAFADVLRKISKIQKTSSGSSYVVLRERTNQ
- the LOC107850411 gene encoding transcription initiation factor IIF subunit alpha isoform X2; this encodes MSIDLILKPSCSRCGSSSDLYGSSCKHLTLCLSCGKNMAETREKCYECGTPVTRLIREYNVRACSSNDKNHFIARFASGLPKFSKKKSDSKWTLQKEGLQGRQVTDSLREKFKNKPWLLEDETGQFQYHGHLEGAQSAHYYLLMMQGEELFAIPAGSWYNFNKVAQYKQLTLEEAEEKMKNRRKTADGYQRWMMKAANNGPAAFGEVERFDDKEGGSGGTRGRKKASGDEDEGNASDHADEDEDEESARRNRLGLNKKDDDDEEGLRGGDLDLDDDDIEKGDDWEHEEIFTDDDEAVGNDPEEREDLAPEIPAPPEIKQDEDDEDEGEEEGGGGLSKSGKELKKLLGKANGLDESDAEDDDDDDDTEEDISPVLAPKPKEAPKEEPVDTNSPLKPAASGSNRGTPSSKSSKTKRKATGDESKPTNGAPLKKVKTETDAKPGKDDTPSTSKNSTPTAITKGASSSSRPAPTSATGPVTEDEIRAVLLQRKPVTTQDLVSQFKSRLKCKEDKTAFADVLRKISKIQKTSSGSSYVVLRERTNQ
- the LOC107850412 gene encoding protein THYLAKOID ASSEMBLY 8-like, chloroplastic, whose product is MGSLRVQFSFLKEVQISTRQVVYETNQKTVVCGLRNGPRKPMWRSRVLSSEAIQAVHSVKLATSHDKLEEILKNKLSRLLKADVLDTLTELQRQNEVHLALKVFNFVRNEEWYIPDLSVFNSMIMMLGKNKFIKTVEQLFVHMMKEGLQPDSRTYTELIGAYFRVHLIEKAMEAYELMKISGFCPDELTMKILIRNLEKAEEKELVVRVKKECANYIDYPEKFLKETERSTNRYHVRACSSNDKNHFIDRFASGSPKFSKKKNDSKWTLQKEGLQGRQVADSLRDKSAFADVLR